Proteins encoded in a region of the Mycobacterium branderi genome:
- a CDS encoding NADP-dependent isocitrate dehydrogenase, protein MSAKPPTIIYTLTDEAPLLATYALLPVVQTFAAAAGINVKTSDISLAARILAEFPDHLTEDQRVPNNLAELAELTQLPDTNIIKLPNVSASVPQLLAAIKELQAKGFDLPNYPGDPKTDEEKEITQRYARCLGSAVNPVLREGNSDRRAPKPVKQYARKHPHSMGEWSMASRTHVATMKHGDFYHGEKSMTLDRARDVKMELKTKGGKTIVLKPKVSLRDGDVIDSMFMSKKALCEFYEAQMQDAYETGVMFSLHVKATMMKVSHPIVFGHAVKIFYKDAFAKHQELFDELGVNVNNGLVDLYSKIETLPASLHDEIVRDLHACHEHRPELAMVDSAKGITNFHSPSDVIVDASMPAMIRLGGKMYGADGRTKDTKAVSPESTFSRIYQEIINFCKTHGQFDPTTMGTVPNVGLMAQQAEEYGSHDKTFEIPEDGVANIVDVDTGEVLLTQDVETGDIWRMPIVRDDPIRDWVKLAVDRARNSGMPVVFWLDQERPHENELRKKVNTYLADQDTEGLDIQTMSQERAMRHTIERAMRGQDTIAATGNILRDYLTDLFPILELGTSAKMLSIVPLMAGGGMYETGAGGSAPKHVHQLVEENHLRWDSLGEYLALGACFEDTGIKTGNKRATILAKSLDAATGKLLDNNKSPSRKTGELDNRGSQFYLALYWAQELAAQHDDEELRKHFAALADELRNHEDTIIAELAKAQGESVDIGGYYRPDDEKLTAVMRPSKTLNDALVTHRADAGRAKLVQ, encoded by the coding sequence ATGAGCGCAAAGCCGCCTACCATCATCTACACCCTGACCGATGAGGCGCCGTTGCTTGCGACGTACGCCTTGCTGCCGGTAGTACAAACCTTCGCCGCGGCGGCCGGCATCAACGTCAAGACCAGTGACATCTCGTTGGCGGCACGCATTCTCGCCGAGTTCCCCGACCACTTGACCGAAGACCAGCGCGTGCCCAACAACCTGGCCGAGCTGGCCGAGCTGACGCAGCTGCCGGATACCAACATCATCAAACTGCCTAACGTCAGCGCCTCAGTGCCGCAGCTGTTGGCCGCTATCAAAGAACTGCAAGCCAAGGGGTTTGACCTGCCGAACTACCCCGGAGATCCGAAGACTGACGAGGAGAAAGAGATCACACAGCGCTACGCCAGATGTCTGGGCAGCGCGGTGAACCCGGTTCTGCGCGAAGGCAACTCCGACCGTCGCGCACCCAAACCGGTCAAGCAGTACGCGCGCAAGCACCCGCACAGCATGGGCGAGTGGTCGATGGCCTCGCGGACCCATGTGGCGACCATGAAGCACGGCGACTTCTACCACGGCGAAAAGTCGATGACGTTGGACCGTGCGCGCGACGTGAAGATGGAGCTGAAGACCAAGGGCGGCAAGACGATCGTGCTCAAGCCGAAGGTGTCGCTGCGGGACGGCGACGTCATCGACAGCATGTTCATGAGCAAGAAGGCGTTGTGCGAGTTCTACGAGGCGCAGATGCAGGACGCCTACGAAACTGGTGTGATGTTCTCGCTGCACGTCAAGGCGACGATGATGAAGGTCAGCCACCCCATTGTCTTCGGACATGCGGTGAAGATCTTCTACAAGGACGCCTTCGCCAAGCACCAGGAGTTGTTCGACGAACTGGGCGTCAACGTCAACAACGGACTGGTCGATCTCTACAGCAAGATCGAGACGTTGCCCGCGTCACTGCATGACGAGATTGTCCGCGATCTGCACGCCTGCCACGAGCACCGGCCCGAGCTGGCGATGGTCGATTCGGCCAAGGGCATCACCAACTTTCACTCACCCAGCGACGTGATCGTGGACGCGTCGATGCCGGCGATGATCCGGCTGGGCGGCAAAATGTACGGCGCCGACGGACGGACCAAGGACACCAAGGCGGTAAGCCCCGAGTCCACCTTCTCGCGCATCTATCAAGAGATCATCAACTTCTGCAAGACGCACGGACAATTCGACCCGACCACGATGGGCACCGTGCCCAACGTCGGCCTGATGGCACAGCAGGCCGAGGAATACGGCTCGCACGACAAGACGTTCGAAATCCCCGAGGACGGCGTGGCAAACATCGTCGACGTCGATACCGGGGAGGTGTTGCTGACGCAAGACGTCGAAACCGGCGACATCTGGCGCATGCCCATTGTGCGGGACGACCCGATCCGCGACTGGGTCAAGCTGGCCGTCGACCGGGCGCGTAATTCGGGCATGCCGGTGGTGTTCTGGCTGGACCAGGAACGTCCGCACGAAAACGAACTGCGCAAAAAGGTAAACACCTACCTCGCCGACCAGGACACCGAGGGCCTCGACATTCAGACCATGTCGCAGGAACGCGCCATGCGGCACACCATCGAACGCGCCATGCGCGGGCAAGACACCATCGCCGCCACCGGAAACATCCTGCGTGACTACCTCACTGACCTGTTCCCGATCCTAGAGCTGGGCACCAGCGCCAAGATGCTGTCCATCGTGCCGCTGATGGCCGGCGGCGGCATGTATGAGACCGGAGCGGGCGGTTCGGCGCCCAAGCATGTCCACCAACTCGTCGAAGAGAACCACCTGCGGTGGGATTCACTCGGCGAATACCTGGCGCTGGGAGCGTGTTTCGAAGACACCGGCATCAAGACCGGTAATAAGCGAGCCACGATTCTAGCCAAATCACTGGATGCTGCGACGGGAAAACTGCTGGACAACAACAAGAGCCCGTCACGCAAGACCGGTGAACTCGACAACCGCGGCAGCCAGTTCTACCTGGCGCTGTACTGGGCCCAGGAACTCGCCGCGCAGCACGACGACGAAGAGTTGCGCAAGCACTTCGCCGCGCTGGCCGACGAGCTGCGCAACCACGAGGATACGATCATCGCCGAACTCGCCAAGGCACAAGGCGAATCCGTCGACATCGGCGGCTATTACCGACCAGACGACGAGAAGCTCACGGCGGTGATGCGACCGAGCAAGACACTCAATGACGCGCTGGTAACGCACAGGGCTGACGCCGGCCGAGCGAAGCTCGTCCAGTGA
- a CDS encoding Crp/Fnr family transcriptional regulator, whose protein sequence is MDEILTRSAIFRGVEPGAESLLTEQLQHVHFPRGYTVFAEHEPADRLYIIVSGKVKVGRRSADGRESLLTVAGPSDMVGELSIFNPGPRTTRATTISEVRAVSMDRGALRAWMTDRPEIAEQLLRVLARRLQRNNNDLADLFFTDVPGRVAKQLLQLAQQFGSQEGGALRVTHGLTQDEIAQLVGSSRQSVGRALADFAQRGWIRLAYKSVLIVDSEHLARLAS, encoded by the coding sequence GTGGACGAAATTCTGACCAGGTCTGCGATCTTTCGGGGAGTCGAACCCGGCGCCGAATCTTTACTGACCGAGCAGTTGCAGCACGTCCACTTTCCGCGCGGGTACACAGTCTTCGCCGAACACGAGCCCGCCGACCGGCTCTACATCATCGTTTCAGGCAAGGTTAAGGTCGGCCGCCGCTCGGCGGACGGTCGGGAGAGTCTGTTGACGGTCGCGGGCCCGTCGGACATGGTCGGTGAGCTGTCGATCTTCAACCCCGGCCCGCGCACGACCAGGGCGACCACGATCAGCGAGGTCCGCGCGGTATCGATGGACCGCGGCGCGCTGCGCGCCTGGATGACTGATCGTCCCGAAATCGCCGAACAGCTGCTGCGCGTACTGGCCCGCCGGCTTCAGCGCAACAACAACGATCTGGCCGACCTGTTCTTCACCGACGTTCCCGGCCGGGTTGCCAAGCAGCTGCTGCAACTCGCGCAGCAGTTCGGCAGCCAGGAAGGCGGCGCGCTGCGTGTCACCCACGGCCTAACCCAAGACGAGATCGCCCAGCTGGTCGGGTCGTCGCGGCAGAGCGTGGGCAGGGCGCTGGCCGACTTCGCGCAACGCGGCTGGATCCGGTTGGCGTACAAGAGCGTACTCATCGTGGACTCCGAACACCTCGCACGCCTGGCGAGTTAG
- a CDS encoding type II toxin-antitoxin system VapC family toxin — protein MGDTSGLVAAFNSADPEHMAARTALTEAALTVISPLVFLEIEHITTRNVGRREALAINDWLLAQEQIGRIAIPAVSAPTLRTARRIQNRYDALRLDLTDAVSVVVAEQYETDTVLTLDRRDFRAVAPLTGAQAFRILPDDR, from the coding sequence GTGGGCGACACCTCCGGGCTGGTGGCCGCGTTCAACTCCGCTGACCCGGAACACATGGCGGCGCGAACGGCTCTGACCGAGGCCGCCCTGACCGTCATCTCCCCGTTGGTTTTCCTCGAGATCGAGCACATCACCACCCGAAATGTCGGTCGGCGGGAAGCGCTCGCGATCAACGATTGGCTGCTCGCCCAGGAGCAGATCGGCCGCATTGCCATCCCCGCCGTTTCGGCGCCCACACTGCGCACCGCGCGAAGAATCCAAAACCGTTACGACGCTTTGCGTCTCGACCTCACCGACGCTGTCTCTGTCGTGGTGGCCGAACAGTACGAAACCGACACGGTGCTCACACTCGACCGTCGGGATTTTCGCGCTGTCGCTCCCCTGACCGGCGCTCAGGCATTCCGAATCCTGCCCGACGACAGGTAG
- a CDS encoding ribbon-helix-helix protein, CopG family yields MALKKTTVMVDENDLAVIKEAAAREGRPESEYFRDAFHLAALRARRWPEDWDIPALDYGHPVSADEIHQVVADAAGDSAG; encoded by the coding sequence ATGGCGCTCAAGAAGACGACAGTAATGGTCGACGAGAACGATCTCGCGGTGATCAAGGAGGCCGCCGCACGTGAAGGACGGCCCGAATCGGAATACTTTCGCGACGCCTTTCACCTCGCCGCGCTGAGGGCTCGTCGCTGGCCCGAGGATTGGGACATTCCTGCGCTCGATTATGGACATCCGGTGTCCGCTGACGAGATCCACCAAGTGGTCGCCGATGCTGCCGGAGACAGCGCGGGGTGA
- a CDS encoding WS/DGAT/MGAT family O-acyltransferase, whose translation MERLSGLDASFLYTETHTQPLNVCSVVELDTSTTPGGYTFDRLRDGLEQWIKALPELRAKLADSRFNLDHPVWADDTDFDIERHLKRIRLPAQAGRHELAEICGRIAGEPLDRRRPLWEMWVIEDDTDGQLAAVTKAHHAAVDGILAANLFARLCSSEPEAPPPDPVDGLGRPSRLEIAADGLLNVATRPLRLAGVLSTTATSVVTTLRRARAGQTMAAPFAAPKCRFNAAITSERAVAFTQLKLADVKAVKNRFGVKVNDVVMALCAGALRRLLAEHGELPKRSLVAMVPVSVHGRSNRSGRNQVSGMFCRLLTQIEDPVERLRGITHATAIAKDHSAAIGPTLLQDWTHLANQPLFNAASRLYPKTGLANFPVYNLIISNVPGPQAPLYFLGAQLKAMYPLGPIFHSCGLNITVMSLDGTLNVGILACPRLIPDVWKLADNFPVELAALLRAP comes from the coding sequence ATGGAGAGGCTGAGCGGTCTCGACGCCAGTTTCTTGTACACCGAAACACACACCCAGCCGCTGAATGTGTGTTCGGTCGTGGAGCTGGACACGTCCACGACCCCCGGCGGTTACACCTTCGATCGGCTCCGCGACGGGTTGGAGCAGTGGATCAAGGCGCTGCCGGAGCTACGGGCCAAGCTGGCAGACAGCCGGTTCAATCTGGATCACCCGGTGTGGGCAGACGACACCGACTTCGACATCGAGCGGCATCTGAAACGCATCCGCTTGCCCGCGCAAGCCGGGCGACACGAACTGGCCGAAATCTGCGGTCGCATCGCCGGCGAGCCCCTGGACCGCCGCAGACCGCTGTGGGAAATGTGGGTGATCGAGGACGATACCGACGGCCAGTTGGCGGCGGTGACCAAGGCCCACCACGCCGCGGTGGACGGGATTCTGGCCGCCAACCTGTTCGCCCGGCTGTGCAGCAGCGAGCCTGAGGCTCCGCCACCCGACCCGGTGGACGGCCTGGGCCGGCCGAGCCGGCTCGAGATCGCGGCCGACGGGCTGCTGAACGTCGCCACCCGGCCGCTGCGCCTTGCCGGCGTCCTGTCGACGACCGCCACATCAGTTGTGACAACGCTGCGTCGCGCCCGCGCAGGACAGACCATGGCTGCACCGTTCGCGGCACCGAAATGCCGATTCAACGCTGCCATTACCAGCGAGCGGGCCGTCGCCTTCACACAGTTGAAGCTCGCCGACGTCAAGGCGGTGAAGAACCGCTTTGGTGTCAAGGTCAACGACGTCGTCATGGCACTGTGCGCCGGTGCTCTGCGGCGGCTGCTGGCCGAGCATGGCGAGCTGCCGAAGCGTTCGCTGGTCGCGATGGTGCCGGTGTCGGTGCACGGCCGATCCAACCGGTCGGGGCGCAACCAGGTGTCCGGAATGTTTTGCCGTCTGCTGACCCAAATCGAAGATCCCGTCGAACGGTTGCGGGGCATCACCCACGCCACCGCAATCGCCAAAGACCACAGCGCGGCGATCGGCCCGACCCTGCTGCAGGACTGGACACACTTGGCCAACCAGCCTCTGTTCAACGCCGCGTCGCGCCTTTACCCCAAGACCGGACTCGCCAACTTTCCGGTGTACAACCTGATCATCTCGAACGTGCCCGGCCCACAAGCGCCGCTGTATTTCCTTGGCGCACAACTCAAAGCCATGTATCCGCTGGGTCCGATATTTCACAGCTGCGGGCTCAACATCACCGTCATGTCGCTTGACGGCACGCTCAACGTGGGCATTCTCGCCTGCCCGCGATTGATACCCGATGTGTGGAAATTGGCCGACAACTTCCCGGTTGAGCTCGCCGCGCTGCTGCGCGCACCCTGA